In Ananas comosus cultivar F153 linkage group 14, ASM154086v1, whole genome shotgun sequence, the genomic stretch TACCTAAAATGGTTATTTCCAACTATGAAACTTTGGAAGAATATATGTAATAACAAAAATATGTGAGGATGAATATGCaatttcattactatgtagtaaTGCATATAAAATTAAGGGAAAACCTCAAATAGCACCCCATAGTTTCGCGTTTTtccactttagtaccctatgactTAAAATGTATTACTTACATATCctgtgattttgtttttgtcttttctGTTATCCCCTCCATgaagtttttttattaaatcagtgacaaagttaaaaccacaagataaaaattcagtaaaccacagaatactaaagtaaacaTCTGATAAACCACATgcgggtatctgaagttttttgtatatgatttaatgttAACAAGAGTCGctgataaaaagagaaaaatgaaaccgcgtggtactaaaatgatacactttaaacaacatAGTACTAATGTGAGAAAGGGCGCATCCACAAGGGTGGTATtagaagtttaccctaaaattaatccttaaatttaaaaaaaatatattggtaATTTTAACATGATAAGATGCCAAAGATGCCCTATTTGTGCCTTTTTAATGCAAGATATTTTTCGTATGTAAAATAGCTGTTACAGAGAAGAGTTCGACTCGAGTTTGTAACATTTTCGCCATATACAATTATATCATGTTCTTTaacaaaatttgataaatatgGTAATGTATTGAAATTTTTATCTTATCTTTCATATTTATACCAACAAAGCAAACAATAGTATTAGTTGTGACACATTAAATTCAAAAAGGCCTCATTTGATACCACAAcctctttcttttgcttctttaaatagaaatttaagCGTCGAGAATGGTAACGGTACCAAACGAGGCCTACGGTGAAACAATTTGCACGAATATAGGAACAAGAAActaataaatatattgaaatGCAATTATAGACAAAGGAGTCGAGAACTCGAGAACAAAACTTTGATGCATGACAAAATCCAATGTAGTTTCTTCTAAACATCAACAAGAGAGGAGTTAAAAGGCATGGCATTTTTGTCTTAAGATAATACCAACTCACTGTTTTAACTACTCACTAATCAAGAATCTTACTGCTCTACATTTAAACACACATTACCAAGGAGAAATTTCGCGTCAAACCTGAGCCGGAAATAGGGTTTCGCTTCGGACGATGCTGTTGGAGAGATAAAAGGCTCAGATTGAGCTCATATTGGATTCAGCAGTGAAGCTGCAAATAAAGGAAACAGAGTTTCAGTACAATGATATGGTTAAGAAAGTGATGTTGAGCTACTTCGAAGCTCAGATTTGAGCAAACTGAGACAGAGTTGCCGTAATGATCAAACGGAAATGTAACTAAATTCTTACgcattttcttttatgattaaacACTGTATCAAGATCAAATAACCAAAGAATCTTTTCAACCACCGCATGAAGTAACAAGATGCGCAAATAACAGCCAAATAAAGGATGCCATGTATAAGGATGAAATTACGTGACTGCATGCAGATCGAACAAAGAAAAAGTAGTGAAATCCTAAACAAGCACCTTACAAGCACACTGGTTTCAAGTTTATACTCTTTAAATTGCGATGATCATCCACTACTGTAACAGAAATCCTAAATCAAGGGAGAAACAAGTACCTCCCTTAAAGAAAATCTACCGTTGATCGCCGGTTTTAGATTGCTGCTGGATCTGCTGAAGTAGCGCAGCAGCCAACTGCAGAGTTGCCTGAAGCCGCTTCTGGGGATCTGCTTCCGGCTCTTCACGCGAGCTATTTGGCGCTTGTTGGCCACTCTCTTGGCCAGAACTAACCATCATTTGTAACGCAGAAATATTCTGCTGTAGACTTTGCGTTTGGCTTATCTGGGTANgctttgtctcgagcggcacgcGAGGGGTGCCGCGGCACACGGGGGGTCCGAGACCtccccctgtaccgtgccccttTCTTAGgggcacggtacgtgccgcaCCGGCACGGACGAGATTTGAAACCTTGCTTTCTAGTAATGcatataaaattaagaaaaaatttcaaatagcaCCCCGTAGTTTCGCGcgttctcactttaatactctgtgatttaaaatgtattactttCATATCGTGTGATTTCGTTTTTGTCTTTCCGTTATCcccttcattaatttttttgattaaatcaGCGATagttaaaaccacaggataataaagtaaaaattcgataaaccacaggatactaaagtgaacaTCCGATAAATCACATgcgggtatctgaaattttttgtatatgatttaacggagaGTTAACAAGAGTCGctgataaaaagagaaaaatgaaaccacgtggtactaaaatgatacgctttaaaccacatggtactaatgtGAGAAAGGGCGCAACtacaagggtggtatttgaagtttaccctaaaagtaatccttaaattttaaaaaaaaaatattggtaaTTTTAACATGATAAGATGCCAAAGATGCCCTATTTGTGCCTTTTTAATGCAAGATATTTTTCGTATGTAAAATAGCTGTTACAGAGAAGAGTTCAACTCGAGTTTGTAACATTTTCGCCATATACAATTATATCATGTTCTTTaacaaaatttgataaatatgGTAATGTATTGAAATTTTTATCTTATCTTTCATATTTATACCAACAAAGCAAACAATAGTATTAGTTGTGACACATAAAACTCAAAAAGGCCTCATTTGATATCACAAcctctttcttttgcttctttaaatagaaatttaagCGTCGAGAATGGTAACGGTACCAAACGAGGCCTACGGTGAAACAATTTGCACGAATATAGGAACAAGAAActaataaatatattgaaatGCAATTATAGACAAAGGAGTCGAGAACTCGTGAACAAAACTTTGATGCATGACAAAATCCAATGTAGTTTCTTCTAAACATCAACAAGAGAGGAGTTAAAAGGCATGGCATTTTTGTCTTAAGATAATACCAACTCACTGTTTTAACTACACTAATCAAGAATCTTACTGCTCTACATTTAAACACACATTACCAAGGAGAAATTTCGCGTCAAACCTGAGGCGGAAATAGGGTTTCGCTTCGGACGATGCTGTTGGAGAGATAAAAGGCTCAGATTGAGTTCATATCGGATTCAGCAGTGAAACTGCAAATAAAGGAAACAGAGTTTCAGTACAATGATATGGTTAAGAAAGTGACGTTGAGCTACATCGAAGCTCAGATTTGAAAAAACTGAGACAGAGTTGCCGTAATGATCAAACGGAAATGTAACTAAATTCTTACgcattttcttttatgattaaacACTGTATCAAGATCAAATAACCAAAGAATCTTTTCAACCACCGCATGAAGTAACAAGATGCGCAAATAACAGCCAAAGAAAGGATGCCATGTATAAGGATGAAATTACGTGATTGCATGCAGATCGAACAAAGAAAAAGTAGTGAAATCCTAAACAAGCACCTTACAAGCACACTGGTTTCAAGTTTATACTCTTTAAATTGCGATGATCATCCACTACTGTAACAGAAATCCTAAATCAAGGGAGAAACAAGTACCTCCCTTAAAGAAAATCTACCGTTGATCGCCGGTTTTAGATTGCTGCTGGATCTGCTGAAGTAGCGCAGCAGCCAACTGCAGAGTTGCCTGAAGCCGCTTCTGGGGATCTGCTTCCGGCTCTTCACGCGAGCTATTTGGCGCTTGTTGGCCACTCTCTTGGCCAGAACTAACCATCATTTGTAACGCAGAAATATTCTGCTGTAGACTTTGCGTTTGGCTTATCTGGGTAGCTGAAAAACCAGAAGCCCCAGAAGCACTTGCAGAGGAATCAAAAGGTCGGTTAGGAGGCAGCCCAGATGCAACTTTGGGAGTTGCTGATGTCGCGACTTGCGGTAGGACAGAAGAAGGGTTCTGGAACATATTAGACTGTCTGCTCTCTTTGTCTGCAGATGAGATTGGCTCCTTACCTGATTGCTTTTGTTGGGCGAGGAGAGTCGCGAGTTGAGCAAGCTGATCCGGCTGCAGAGGAAGTGGCAGAGACGTAGAAGGCTGATACTTAGCTTCCGCCTGTTGTGGAATCTTAGCAGCAGAGAATGGAATGTTAGTGCTACTAGAAGTTTCCGGATTAAGATTGCTCGAGGTGGCTCCATGTGGCACCCCCGGATTAGACAAGGGGAATGCTTCTGCGGCATTAAGTGATGAATTGGATGCATTGCTTTGATTGAGCCGATTCGAGGGCGCTGTCTGAGTTTGCTGTGGAAATTGGTTCTGTCCGATCTTTTCACGGAAATCAGGTGGCCTTTCAGGCGGATTTAAAGAACCCATGTACGGAGAATATTCATCGAATTTACGAGGTGGGGGAAATGCAGAAGACGACCCTAAATAGCTCTGACCCTGAGAGAATGGCCTAAAATCGGGGGAGTTAAGCTTTCTAAATGAGGAATCTTCACGAATACTGCCGTCAACGCTCGATCGGTTTCCGAGGGCTGGGATTTTCGATTTTGAGACTTCGGTTGAGTGCTGCATTGAAGTGAAATTAGGGCTGGGCTGCTGGAACTGGAGAACCACGCCAGAGATGCTAACTTTTCCGGGGACTTTCAATACTTGTTCGGAAAAATCAGACGGCGGCACAAGAAATAATGTGAGCTTCTCCCCTAGTTTAGCAACTGCAGCGCGCTGCTTCTCTCCTAGATAATGCATGAACTCGTTGTAGAATGCGATGTCGGCATCCGTTTGGGGAACAAAGAAGACCACCCAAGTGTTGCTTGCTTGGTAGTAGTGTTTCGTGAGCATGTCTAGACCGGTCCGAGCTGTGCAGTTCAGAAACTCAGGCCTGCAAATAAGCAAAATGTAAGCTGTAAAAACTaaccatattatttttttacacatATTAAAGAATGTCAAACAACCTTTGTTTTCCAAAAGCTTTAAGTAGTCAGATAACgttgtttatatatttcttttattcaaCACTCCCTCTTATGTTTGGGTTCATAACTTTTTGATAGGCCCAATACataaacttgaattaaataagagGAAATTAAATGAGACTAGAGGTCTAGTGAAATTCAAACCCAAGACCGCCTGATATGATACTATGttaaaaaatgtgaaacaaacTATTGTTCTCCAAAATGTTAAGCTACGAAaaaacggtgtttatatatatatatatatagagagagagagagaagagtagagcagggctactgtgcattaggagcacagtagccttgtgctcctaactttctaacatccatcaattttgataattggttagggtgagagagagaagaaaaagtgaagagaaattcaaaagaaagagaaattaagACACCTAATTTCTTCcataatttctcttctctctcatcctaaccacccatcaaaattgatggatggttaggaaaTTATGAGCACAAAAGCTGTTGTACTCTTAATAGCACAatagccctgctatatatatatatatatatatatatatatatatatattaaacaacCTCTTCAATAAAACTTGACTATATTACAAACTGTTTTGACagaataatttttaacttaacaAAATATTCTGTTACCAGACAGAATGTTCTACAACTTCTTTGACAGAAACCAGTTTCTAACTTCCTGAAATAAAAGGTACCAAAAGTACTGTTACcagaatcaaaaattttaatgctacaGTAACCATTTCGAAGCACTATAGTTCAAATAAGATCTaaacatttttaccaaaaaatatataatcaataAGAGCTCTTTTTGTATGAATCTCTGGAAAGCTCCTGATTGTTGTCAGTAAACAATAAAATAC encodes the following:
- the LOC109720244 gene encoding flowering time control protein FPA isoform X8, with amino-acid sequence MDDDYPQYNDEMPFIERGRDSRLHHLSPEKPFDKSRGNSKTGEPSEVLWIGFPPSLNIDELVLRRAFSPFGEIVKITTFPGRSYAFIQYRTIVAAFRAKEALHGKLFNNPRVHICFAKSEFAANEIGRSSFDGSHPPHFDPSFEPDQNLETFQRGRNLEGPGEFRISSPLMGYGGDNPIRPGPGLGHDLGGNAEHFRFQELNSGRRMSEELYERHRSSPSIERGATWRHDIPPFERPRRPPSFDEPWGAENSSFPSAKKLKSDQFPDKELPEYPFSDFGQEKFDHAMPKFFPGEAENNAFNRNFHSDPLARKGVPDFPRNPLRRFVEGDDSWRSFDGFDAGPSPSMPFSSAKLERVNNEPQQPPLKEVWKWEGTIAKGGSPVCRARCFPVGKVLDFTLPEFLNCTARTGLDMLTKHYYQASNTWVVFFVPQTDADIAFYNEFMHYLGEKQRAAVAKLGEKLTLFLVPPSDFSEQVLKVPGKVSISGVVLQFQQPSPNFTSMQHSTEVSKSKIPALGNRSSVDGSIREDSSFRKLNSPDFRPFSQGQSYLGSSSAFPPPRKFDEYSPYMGSLNPPERPPDFREKIGQNQFPQQTQTAPSNRLNQSNASNSSLNAAEAFPLSNPGVPHGATSSNLNPETSSSTNIPFSAAKIPQQAEAKYQPSTSLPLPLQPDQLAQLATLLAQQKQSGKEPISSADKESRQSNMFQNPSSVLPQVATSATPKVASGLPPNRPFDSSASASGASGFSATQISQTQSLQQNISALQMMVSSGQESGQQAPNSSREEPEADPQKRLQATLQLAAALLQQIQQQSKTGDQRFTAESDMNSI